AAGAGCGTCCTGCTCAAGCACCTCGTGGGCCTCGTCAAACCCGACCGGGGCGAGGTTCTGGTCTTCGGACAGCCGGTGCACGCCATGTCGGAGCATGAGCTCGACGCGCTGCGGATCCAAATCGGTGTCGTCTTTCAGTCAGCCGCCCTGTTTGACTCGCTCACCGTGACACAGAACGTGGCGTTCCCCCTGCGCCGGCACCGCCGCCTGACCGAGGGGGAGATTGCCGAGCGGGTACGCGATATGCTGGCACTTGTGGAGATGGACGGCACCGAAGACCTCACGCCTGCGGCGCTGTCAGGAGGCATGCGCAAGCGCGTCGGCATCGCCCGTGCCCTGGCGCTCGACCCCCCTCTCATGCTGTATGATGAACCTACCAGCGGGCTTGACCCGCTGACCGCGCACACCGTGGACAAGCTTGTCCTGCGGCTGCGGGCGGAGCTGGGGGTGAGTTCGGTGGTAGTCACCCACAGTCTGGACAGCGCTTTTCACCTGGCCGACCGGCTGGCGGTCATGGACTCCGGACGCCTTACCGCCTCCGGTACGCCAGAGGAGATCCTGGCATCCACGGACCCGTTCGTCCGGCGGTTCCTGGACACCCGTGCGATCGAGGTGAGGGCTTCATGAGCGCGGAAACCAAAGCGGGGATCGTCACGCTGCTGGGGGTCGTGGCGCTGGTCGGTTCCATAGCCTTCCTGCGCGGAGGGTTCGCGATCCGCGATCAGGGCTACACCCTGCACCTCCGGGTGGCCAACGCGGGCGGCCTGACCCTGGGGGCTCCGGTGCACATGGCAGGGATCGAGGTCGGCCGCGTGAAGCGACTCAGTCTCACACCGGAGAAGAAGGCGGACGTCGTTCTCAGCGTGCGCCATGGGGTCTCCATCCCCGAGGGATCGCGCTTCTCTATCGCCTCCGCGGGGTTGCTGGGTGATCGTCTGGTAACGGTTATCCCGGGCCCGCCCGGCGCCCCGGCCCTGGCGCCGGGGTCGGTGGTAACGGGTACCGAACCCCTGACGACCGACGAACTGCTCGACCGCGTGGTTTCGGTGGCCAAGCGCGCAGAGGAGGCGCTGTCAAGCGTCAACCGGGTCATAGGCGATCCGGACCTCGCCGAAGGTCTGCGCGAGACCGTGCGCAACGCGCGCGAGGCATCGGCCCGGATGGCACGCGCGGCCGACCACGTGGAGCGTACCACGCGGACGCTGGACCGTACGGTTACGGGCGAGATTCCCGAGATCGCCCGTCAGTTGCGCGGCATGGCTGTGGAGCTGGCGGGGGCCGCCGGAGAGGTACGCACGCTGGTCAGGCAGGTGGCCGGGGACGGGCGCACCGCGGAGCAGGTTCGGGCGGCCGTGACCTCGATCCAAAGGGCATCAGCGGGAATCGAGAAGATGGTGGGCGATCTCTCCGGCGTGGTCAACGAGCAGGAGGTCCGCGCCGTGCGCTCCTCGCTGGCCGAGGCTCGAACCGCGATCACCGACGCCAGGCTGGCGGTGGGCGAGGCCCGAACTGCGATCGGACGCGCCGACCGCGTGGTTGAGCGGGTCGGGCGGATCTTGCCCGAACGGTTGGAACTCCCGGACTTCCGCAGCGCCTACCGGCTCGAGTACGCGTTCTGGCACGACGGAACGCGCCTGGCGCACGACGTGAGCTTCACGCTGCTGCCGGATGCGCCGCGTACCTACCTGTTTACATGGCGGGAGGTCGGAGGAGCCAACCGCATTGGGCTGCAGGTGGGCAACAAGCTGGACGAGCGGACGCTGTTCCGCTACGGTCTGATTGACTCTCACCTGGGCGTCGGTCTGGATTACCACGCGTCGCCCAGCACCTCCTATGCCCTGGACCTCTACAACATCAGCAGCATCAGCCTGAACCTCTACGCCCGCTACTACCTCCGACCGGATTACGGTATAACGCTGCGGGCACAGAGCGTGTTCTCCCAACCGACCTTCGGGATCGGGATGTTCAAGAGGTTCTAGCCGACCAGCACCGCCTGGAACGCCCGGACCACGATCGGCACGTCATCGGCGGTGATATGGCGGTTTGTCACAAGCCGAATCCGGCGCGGACCCGAGGCACCAACCCAGACGTTGCGTTCCCGCAGGCGCTCTGCGACCGCGACCGCGTCGTGTCCGATCAGGTCCAGGCGAACGATGTTGGTCTGCACGCGGGCCAGATCAATCTCCAGAGCGGGGATGCCGCCAAGTGATGCGGCCAGCGTGCGCGCAATCCGGTGGTCATCGGCGAGGCGGTCCACCATTTGCCCTAGGGCCACGATTCCGGCGGCGGCCAGCACTCCGGCCTGCCGCATGCCGCCCCCGAGCATCTTGCGGAAGCGCCTGGCGCGGTCCACGAACCCGGATTCGCCGCAGAGCAGCGACCCCACCGGCGCAGAGAGCCCCTTGGACAGGCAGAACGCCACCGAGTCAACCGGCGCCGACAGCGCGGATGCCGGCACGCCCAGCGCCACGGCCGCGTTGAAGATCCGGGCCCCATCCATGTGCACGGGTATGCCGTGACGGTGAGCGGTCGCGGCCAAATCCTCGATCTGCCCCAATGGAATCACAGTCCCCCCGTGCCGGTTGTGGGTGTTCTCCAGGCAGACCAACCGCGTGGGAGGATAGTGTACGTTCGGCGGCCGCAGCGCGTCCTCGAGCTGCTCGCCGCTGATGCACCCCCACTCCGTCGGCAGGGCGCGGGGCATGGTTCCGGCTAGGGTGGCAAGCGCTCCGCCCTCGTAGTGCAGCATGTGGGCCTCTG
The nucleotide sequence above comes from bacterium. Encoded proteins:
- a CDS encoding ABC transporter ATP-binding protein, whose amino-acid sequence is MNKKAREGTMVEQHPPGTPGEAVIVASDLWKSFGPTVALAGFSLEVRRGEIQVIMGPSGCGKSVLLKHLVGLVKPDRGEVLVFGQPVHAMSEHELDALRIQIGVVFQSAALFDSLTVTQNVAFPLRRHRRLTEGEIAERVRDMLALVEMDGTEDLTPAALSGGMRKRVGIARALALDPPLMLYDEPTSGLDPLTAHTVDKLVLRLRAELGVSSVVVTHSLDSAFHLADRLAVMDSGRLTASGTPEEILASTDPFVRRFLDTRAIEVRAS
- a CDS encoding MlaD family protein, encoding MSAETKAGIVTLLGVVALVGSIAFLRGGFAIRDQGYTLHLRVANAGGLTLGAPVHMAGIEVGRVKRLSLTPEKKADVVLSVRHGVSIPEGSRFSIASAGLLGDRLVTVIPGPPGAPALAPGSVVTGTEPLTTDELLDRVVSVAKRAEEALSSVNRVIGDPDLAEGLRETVRNAREASARMARAADHVERTTRTLDRTVTGEIPEIARQLRGMAVELAGAAGEVRTLVRQVAGDGRTAEQVRAAVTSIQRASAGIEKMVGDLSGVVNEQEVRAVRSSLAEARTAITDARLAVGEARTAIGRADRVVERVGRILPERLELPDFRSAYRLEYAFWHDGTRLAHDVSFTLLPDAPRTYLFTWREVGGANRIGLQVGNKLDERTLFRYGLIDSHLGVGLDYHASPSTSYALDLYNISSISLNLYARYYLRPDYGITLRAQSVFSQPTFGIGMFKRF
- the ltaE gene encoding low-specificity L-threonine aldolase, with amino-acid sequence MSSSSLPRAIDLRSDTVTHPTEAMREAMARAEVGDDVYREDPSINALEALAAERTGMAAAIFVPSGTMANVLAVMAHTQKGDEVIADSEAHMLHYEGGALATLAGTMPRALPTEWGCISGEQLEDALRPPNVHYPPTRLVCLENTHNRHGGTVIPLGQIEDLAATAHRHGIPVHMDGARIFNAAVALGVPASALSAPVDSVAFCLSKGLSAPVGSLLCGESGFVDRARRFRKMLGGGMRQAGVLAAAGIVALGQMVDRLADDHRIARTLAASLGGIPALEIDLARVQTNIVRLDLIGHDAVAVAERLRERNVWVGASGPRRIRLVTNRHITADDVPIVVRAFQAVLVG